One window of Chryseobacterium indologenes genomic DNA carries:
- a CDS encoding UDP-N-acetylmuramoyl-L-alanyl-D-glutamate--2,6-diaminopimelate ligase, whose product MIITELVNRIPVLEIHGDNNREVTELVIDSRKVTENALYIAMRGTVVDGHSFIASAIEKGAAAIVCEEFPETLVENVTYIQVKDASKALGHLASNFYGNPSQKLKLIGVTGTNGKTSVSTLLFDVFKNLGYESALLSTVEIRIGEEIIPATHTTPDVITINRILAEAVEKGCEFAFMEVSSHGIAQNRIEGLHFKIAGFTNLTHDHLDYHKTFEEYLKTKKRFFDQLEDTAIAITNVDDKNGNVMLQNTKAKKKSYALKTMADYHGKLLEVDFNGMLLNFNGKEFWTTLTGKFNVYNLLLVFGIAEELGFEQDEILQAVSKLKRVSGRFETFKSDGGIFFIVDYAHTPDALENILDSINDIRTKNERLITVFGCGGDRDHSKRPEMGNIATKKSTLAIITSDNPRTEDPAQIIKEIEAGVEPQNFSKYTSIPDRREAIKMAIKFAEPKDIVLVAGKGHETYQEINGVKHHFDDKEVINELWKLMSK is encoded by the coding sequence ATGATTATAACAGAATTAGTAAACAGAATCCCAGTACTGGAAATTCACGGTGATAACAACCGTGAGGTTACAGAATTGGTGATCGACAGCAGAAAGGTTACGGAAAATGCTCTTTATATCGCGATGAGAGGTACTGTTGTGGATGGACATTCATTCATTGCATCTGCTATTGAAAAAGGTGCTGCAGCAATCGTTTGCGAAGAATTTCCAGAAACATTGGTTGAAAATGTAACCTATATTCAGGTAAAAGATGCCTCTAAAGCTCTGGGTCACCTTGCTTCCAATTTCTACGGAAATCCTTCTCAGAAACTAAAACTGATAGGCGTTACGGGAACTAATGGAAAAACATCTGTTTCTACCCTTCTTTTTGATGTTTTCAAAAACCTGGGCTATGAATCTGCATTGCTTTCCACTGTTGAAATCAGAATCGGTGAAGAGATTATTCCTGCTACCCATACCACTCCTGATGTAATTACAATCAACAGGATTTTGGCGGAAGCGGTAGAAAAAGGATGTGAATTTGCTTTCATGGAAGTAAGTTCACACGGAATCGCTCAAAACAGAATTGAAGGATTACACTTCAAAATTGCAGGTTTCACCAACCTTACTCATGATCATTTAGACTATCATAAAACCTTCGAAGAATATTTAAAAACAAAGAAAAGATTCTTTGACCAATTAGAAGATACAGCCATTGCTATCACCAATGTAGATGATAAAAATGGGAATGTCATGCTTCAGAACACTAAGGCTAAAAAGAAGTCTTATGCCTTGAAAACCATGGCAGATTATCACGGAAAGCTTTTAGAAGTAGATTTCAACGGAATGCTGTTGAACTTTAACGGAAAAGAATTCTGGACGACCCTTACCGGAAAATTCAATGTATACAATTTGCTGCTTGTATTCGGAATTGCTGAAGAGCTTGGTTTTGAACAAGATGAAATTCTTCAGGCAGTCAGCAAACTAAAAAGAGTTTCCGGAAGATTTGAAACATTCAAATCTGATGGTGGAATTTTCTTTATCGTAGATTATGCGCACACTCCGGATGCATTGGAAAACATTCTGGACAGCATCAACGATATCAGAACCAAAAACGAAAGATTAATCACCGTATTCGGCTGCGGAGGAGACAGAGATCACTCCAAAAGACCTGAAATGGGAAATATTGCCACTAAAAAATCAACACTGGCAATCATCACTTCAGATAATCCGAGAACAGAAGATCCTGCGCAGATCATCAAAGAAATTGAAGCAGGCGTTGAACCTCAGAACTTCAGCAAATACACTTCAATTCCGGACAGAAGAGAAGCCATAAAGATGGCCATAAAATTTGCAGAACCTAAAGATATTGTTTTGGTTGCCGGAAAAGGCCACGAAACCTATCAGGAGATAAATGGTGTAAAACATCATTTTGATGACAAAGAAGTAATTAATGAGCTTTGGAAATTAATGAGCAAGTAA
- the mraY gene encoding phospho-N-acetylmuramoyl-pentapeptide-transferase yields MLYYLYEYLTNHGIHVPGLGLLKYISFRAGMSVLFSLIIALVYGKRVINYLRTKQMGELVRDLGLDGQKQKEGTPTMGGLIIILATIVPVLLFTRITNVYIVLLLVSMFWMGAIGFLDDYLKKIKKNKDGLSGKFKIVGQVGLGLIVGITMYFHPDITVKRKYADAKVVNRNNVEQNFMPTEKITVSTVPFAKNNEFDYSGILFWMNDKDAHEWAWIVFIPIVIFIVTAVSNGANITDGIDGLAAGTSAIILLTLALFAYLSGNIIFADYLNIMFLPNMGETTIFAVAMVGAVIGFFWYNTYPAQVFMGDTGSLMLGGVIAVLAIILRKELLIPVLCGIFLIENLSVMLQVVVFKYRKRKYGLEYAQNNRLFKMSPLHHHYQKEGFHESKIVNRMIIIGVILAIVCLITLKMR; encoded by the coding sequence ATGCTATACTATCTATACGAATATCTAACCAACCATGGAATTCACGTTCCGGGATTAGGATTGTTGAAATACATTTCCTTCCGTGCCGGAATGTCTGTATTATTCTCTCTGATTATTGCTCTTGTCTACGGAAAAAGAGTAATCAATTACCTGAGAACAAAACAAATGGGAGAATTGGTACGTGATCTTGGATTAGATGGTCAAAAACAAAAAGAAGGAACTCCTACCATGGGAGGACTTATCATCATTTTGGCAACCATCGTTCCCGTATTGCTGTTTACAAGAATTACCAATGTGTATATTGTACTGTTGCTGGTTTCAATGTTTTGGATGGGGGCTATTGGTTTCCTTGATGACTATTTAAAGAAAATCAAAAAAAATAAAGACGGATTAAGCGGTAAATTCAAAATTGTAGGCCAGGTTGGTTTAGGGCTAATTGTCGGAATTACAATGTATTTCCACCCGGACATTACCGTTAAAAGAAAATATGCCGATGCTAAGGTGGTGAACAGAAATAATGTAGAGCAGAATTTCATGCCTACGGAAAAAATTACTGTTTCTACCGTTCCCTTTGCAAAGAACAATGAGTTCGATTATAGCGGAATTTTGTTTTGGATGAATGATAAAGATGCCCATGAGTGGGCATGGATTGTCTTTATTCCTATTGTCATCTTCATTGTAACGGCAGTTTCAAACGGCGCCAATATTACAGACGGAATAGACGGTCTGGCAGCTGGAACAAGTGCCATTATACTGCTCACGCTGGCTCTTTTCGCTTACCTTTCCGGGAATATCATCTTTGCAGACTACCTTAATATCATGTTCCTTCCGAATATGGGTGAAACCACCATCTTTGCTGTGGCAATGGTAGGCGCAGTGATCGGATTCTTCTGGTACAACACCTATCCTGCACAGGTTTTCATGGGAGATACAGGAAGTTTGATGCTGGGAGGAGTAATTGCCGTTCTAGCAATCATTTTAAGAAAAGAATTATTGATTCCTGTATTATGCGGAATCTTCCTGATTGAAAACCTGTCTGTAATGCTTCAGGTAGTCGTTTTCAAATACAGAAAAAGAAAATACGGGCTGGAATATGCCCAAAACAATAGACTATTCAAAATGTCACCATTACACCACCATTATCAGAAAGAAGGGTTCCACGAAAGTAAAATCGTGAACAGAATGATTATCATCGGTGTAATACTGGCAATTGTATGTCTGATCACATTAAAAATGAGATAA
- the murD gene encoding UDP-N-acetylmuramoyl-L-alanine--D-glutamate ligase — MKIVVLGGGESGCGAAYLAKKKGLEVFLSDKGVIKDNYKQFLTDNEIEFEEGNHDEERILNADWIVKSPGIPKKAEIIHKIHEKGIRLSSEIEFASEFTDAKIIAITGSNGKTTTTSLIYYILKNDGLNVGLGGNIGYSFAKQVADENHEYYVLEVSSFQLDDIQNFRPYISLLLNLSKDHLDQYNYNYEEYALAKFRITENQENDNFFIYNKDDEMSKNLLEKLEIKAKMVPFSTKEKLPEGGFVNEDEIVVKMKDEFSMKVNELSLLGNHNVANSLAASIAGKILKINNESIRHSLMTFQAVEHRLELVTEIDSVKYINDSKATNVNATYYALESMKTPTVWIVGGLDKGNDYTEIEDLVKRKVKAIVCLGIDNKKIIDFFKDKKEVIYDTSSMEEAVRISKSLAKKGDTVLLSPCCASFDLFKSYEDRGRQFKQQVLKANGQ; from the coding sequence ATGAAAATAGTTGTTTTAGGAGGTGGAGAAAGCGGATGCGGAGCTGCTTATTTGGCTAAAAAGAAAGGTCTGGAAGTATTTCTTTCAGATAAAGGAGTCATTAAGGATAACTATAAGCAGTTTCTTACCGATAATGAAATTGAATTTGAAGAAGGAAACCACGATGAAGAAAGGATTTTAAATGCTGACTGGATCGTAAAAAGCCCGGGAATTCCGAAAAAAGCGGAGATCATCCACAAGATTCATGAAAAAGGAATCAGGCTTTCCTCTGAAATTGAATTTGCTTCTGAATTTACAGATGCAAAGATCATCGCCATTACCGGAAGCAACGGAAAAACAACCACTACTTCCCTGATCTACTACATCCTGAAAAATGACGGATTGAATGTAGGTTTGGGTGGAAATATCGGCTATAGCTTTGCCAAGCAGGTTGCAGACGAAAATCATGAATATTATGTACTGGAGGTAAGCTCTTTCCAGTTGGATGATATTCAGAATTTCAGACCTTATATTTCTTTATTGTTGAATCTGTCTAAAGATCACCTGGATCAGTACAACTACAACTATGAAGAATATGCGCTTGCAAAATTCAGAATCACTGAAAATCAGGAAAATGATAATTTCTTCATCTATAACAAGGATGATGAAATGAGCAAAAATCTTCTTGAAAAACTTGAAATAAAGGCTAAAATGGTTCCTTTCTCAACAAAAGAGAAGCTACCTGAAGGAGGTTTTGTGAATGAAGATGAGATTGTGGTAAAAATGAAAGACGAGTTCTCAATGAAAGTTAATGAATTGTCTCTATTGGGAAATCATAATGTCGCGAATAGCTTAGCAGCATCTATTGCCGGTAAGATATTAAAAATCAATAATGAAAGCATCAGACATTCACTGATGACCTTCCAGGCTGTAGAACACAGATTGGAATTGGTGACTGAAATTGACAGTGTAAAATACATCAATGACAGTAAGGCTACCAATGTGAATGCCACTTACTATGCTTTGGAAAGTATGAAAACACCAACCGTATGGATCGTTGGTGGATTAGATAAAGGAAATGACTATACCGAAATTGAAGATTTAGTCAAAAGAAAAGTAAAGGCCATCGTATGCCTTGGAATTGATAACAAGAAGATCATAGATTTCTTTAAAGACAAAAAAGAAGTTATTTATGATACTTCAAGCATGGAAGAAGCCGTGAGAATTTCAAAATCACTGGCTAAAAAGGGTGATACTGTTTTACTATCTCCATGCTGCGCAAGCTTTGACTTGTTCAAAAGCTATGAAGACAGAGGACGCCAGTTTAAACAACAGGTATTAAAAGCCAATGGCCAATAG
- a CDS encoding FtsW/RodA/SpoVE family cell cycle protein: MDEQNAESRFEFLKGDKVLWMVILVISIFSIFPVYSASSNLEYIVNNGTTTGHVIKHMFFVVLGLAIMRLVGTIKYEYIGKLSSILLGLMIVLLIVTMFTGQTIDGASASRWLKIPGTPISFQPSSFAFLMLIIYLCRYLTKKITRERLPIENIMYIFGPILLVFVLVAKDNGSTALMILMVSVVVLVIGQLHWKYIAGFISASFVAIVLFLLIALNTNMIGGNRVHTWMSRVETFTSSKAKSADVDDESVKAKNYQVMQAKAAIVHGGITGMGPGKSALKQMLPQSASDFIFAVIVEEYGVIGAAFLISLYLIMMIRIVMIASKMPAFFGSLLVLSLGVMIFIQLSVNIAVAVNLIPVTGQPLPLISYGGTSMLVTYLQLGIILNISSRIQIYDEEGMGKKQSIAEINDIA; this comes from the coding sequence ATGGACGAACAGAACGCAGAAAGCAGATTTGAATTTCTAAAGGGCGATAAAGTACTTTGGATGGTCATCCTTGTGATCTCCATTTTCTCTATTTTCCCGGTATACTCTGCAAGTTCAAATCTCGAATACATTGTTAATAACGGGACCACAACAGGTCACGTGATCAAACATATGTTCTTTGTAGTCTTAGGATTAGCCATTATGAGACTGGTAGGAACCATAAAATATGAATACATCGGAAAGCTCAGCAGTATCCTGCTCGGCCTTATGATTGTTCTATTGATTGTCACCATGTTTACCGGCCAGACCATTGACGGAGCCAGTGCCTCCAGATGGCTGAAAATACCGGGAACACCTATTTCCTTCCAGCCTTCATCATTTGCTTTTTTAATGTTAATCATCTATCTGTGCAGATATTTAACCAAAAAGATCACCAGAGAAAGGCTTCCGATAGAGAATATCATGTATATTTTCGGGCCTATCCTGCTTGTTTTCGTATTGGTAGCAAAGGATAATGGTTCCACGGCATTAATGATTCTAATGGTTTCCGTTGTGGTTCTTGTCATAGGACAGCTTCACTGGAAATACATTGCAGGGTTTATCTCAGCATCATTTGTAGCCATTGTATTATTTTTATTAATAGCGCTGAATACAAATATGATCGGTGGAAACCGTGTTCACACATGGATGAGCCGTGTAGAAACATTTACCTCAAGCAAAGCAAAATCTGCCGATGTAGATGATGAGAGTGTAAAAGCGAAAAACTATCAGGTAATGCAGGCCAAAGCAGCCATTGTACATGGTGGGATTACCGGAATGGGACCAGGAAAAAGTGCATTGAAACAAATGCTTCCACAGTCTGCCTCCGACTTTATTTTCGCGGTCATTGTAGAAGAATACGGAGTGATAGGAGCTGCTTTTCTGATCAGTTTATATCTGATTATGATGATTAGGATCGTGATGATTGCCAGTAAGATGCCTGCATTTTTTGGATCGTTGCTCGTGCTCAGTCTTGGAGTGATGATTTTCATTCAGCTTTCGGTAAATATCGCTGTTGCAGTGAATCTGATTCCGGTAACAGGACAGCCGCTGCCTTTAATCAGTTATGGAGGAACCTCAATGCTGGTCACCTATTTACAGCTAGGTATTATTTTAAATATAAGCTCAAGGATTCAGATTTATGATGAAGAAGGAATGGGCAAAAAACAAAGTATAGCAGAAATAAACGATATCGCTTAA
- the murG gene encoding undecaprenyldiphospho-muramoylpentapeptide beta-N-acetylglucosaminyltransferase — protein sequence MDKKLKIVLSGGGTGGHIFPAIAIADEIRKRFPEAEFLFIGANGKMEMEKVPQAGYKIEGIDIAGIDRGNLLSNLGLPFKILKSLSKSKRIIKNFAPDFAVGTGGFASGPALYEASKMGIPIFIQEQNAHAGVTNKILSKKAKAVFTAYPKVEGFPAEKIKFLGNPIRENIVSGMQETDQAKEKMGLNKDKLTILSVGGSLGSRTLNNAWKSHLEQIIDKDYQLIWQTGKLDYKDIINETKDTATGNIQILEFIKDMELAYSSADIIVSRAGAIAISELAVAQKPVLLVPFPFAAEDHQTKNAMNLVEKNAARMVKDSEMQEKFWSTLSEICENESVRKEMSDNLKYFAKPNAAKEIVDEIFNKL from the coding sequence ATGGACAAAAAATTAAAAATAGTATTATCCGGCGGAGGAACAGGAGGACATATCTTCCCGGCTATCGCCATTGCGGATGAGATCAGAAAGAGATTTCCTGAAGCAGAATTTTTGTTCATTGGTGCCAACGGGAAAATGGAAATGGAAAAAGTTCCTCAGGCAGGCTATAAAATCGAAGGAATTGATATCGCAGGAATAGACAGAGGGAACCTGCTATCCAATCTGGGACTTCCTTTCAAGATTCTGAAAAGTTTATCAAAATCTAAAAGAATCATCAAAAACTTCGCTCCCGATTTTGCTGTAGGAACCGGAGGATTTGCCAGCGGACCAGCACTATATGAGGCAAGCAAAATGGGAATTCCAATTTTTATTCAGGAACAAAATGCTCACGCAGGAGTTACCAATAAGATTCTAAGCAAAAAAGCGAAAGCCGTTTTCACAGCCTATCCAAAAGTAGAAGGTTTTCCGGCAGAGAAAATAAAATTCCTAGGAAATCCGATTCGTGAGAACATCGTTTCAGGAATGCAGGAAACCGATCAGGCAAAAGAAAAAATGGGATTGAATAAAGACAAACTTACGATTCTGTCTGTAGGGGGTTCTTTAGGCTCAAGAACATTGAATAATGCTTGGAAATCTCATTTAGAACAAATTATAGATAAAGATTATCAGCTGATCTGGCAGACAGGAAAGCTTGATTATAAAGATATTATAAACGAAACAAAAGATACAGCCACCGGAAACATTCAGATCCTTGAATTCATCAAAGATATGGAACTGGCTTATTCTTCAGCTGATATCATCGTTTCCAGAGCCGGAGCAATTGCCATTTCAGAGCTGGCAGTAGCACAAAAACCGGTACTTTTGGTTCCTTTCCCTTTTGCAGCGGAAGACCACCAAACCAAAAATGCCATGAATCTGGTTGAAAAAAATGCAGCCAGAATGGTAAAAGACTCTGAAATGCAGGAAAAATTCTGGAGTACATTATCAGAAATCTGCGAAAATGAAAGTGTAAGAAAAGAAATGTCCGACAATCTGAAATATTTTGCCAAGCCAAATGCAGCAAAAGAGATTGTAGACGAAATATTTAATAAACTGTAA
- the murC gene encoding UDP-N-acetylmuramate--L-alanine ligase has translation MNILQTYQTFYFVGIGGIGMSALARYFNASGKKVLGYDKTNTKLTQNLMNEGIDIVFEDLIDERITSLQKEDTLVIYTPAIKTLRILDYFNENQFEVLKRAKVLGLITENTDCIAIAGTHGKTTTSTLVAHLCKEADLPFSCFLGGISENFKSNFLYNGSTYSVVEADEYDRSFLNLSPDWAVVTSTDADHLDIYGDKSHIEEGFRQFAALVPQDQQLFVRKGLEIGRGHQTYAVNEPADYYSDNLRMEHDKIYFDFHTPVETIKDFVWEIPGIHNVENATVALAILHNLGADFDTLKKAIANFKGIKRRYTKHIYQNGKIYIDDYAHHPTEINAVMGSIKTFYPDKKLLVAFQPHLFSRTRDFADGFAESLSKADELILLDIYPAREFQENFEGITSSWLLDKVTLDKKEVSTLSDAFEKIKEKDFDILLTVGAGNIDTLYDPICEWISKL, from the coding sequence ATGAACATTTTACAAACATATCAGACTTTTTACTTCGTCGGAATCGGAGGTATCGGAATGAGTGCATTAGCGCGCTATTTCAATGCATCCGGAAAAAAAGTATTGGGTTACGACAAGACCAATACCAAATTGACTCAGAATCTGATGAATGAAGGGATTGATATTGTTTTTGAAGACCTTATTGATGAAAGGATTACTTCTCTTCAGAAAGAAGATACATTGGTGATCTATACTCCAGCCATCAAAACGCTTAGAATATTGGATTATTTCAATGAAAATCAGTTTGAAGTATTGAAGCGAGCTAAGGTTTTAGGATTAATTACTGAAAATACAGACTGTATTGCTATAGCAGGAACCCACGGAAAGACGACAACGTCTACTCTTGTGGCTCATTTATGCAAAGAAGCAGATCTTCCTTTCTCATGCTTTTTAGGAGGAATTTCCGAAAACTTTAAATCCAACTTCCTGTACAATGGTTCTACTTATTCTGTAGTTGAAGCAGATGAATATGACAGAAGTTTCCTGAATCTTTCTCCGGACTGGGCAGTGGTAACTTCTACAGATGCAGACCACCTGGATATTTATGGAGATAAAAGCCATATCGAAGAAGGATTCAGACAGTTTGCAGCTTTAGTACCTCAAGACCAACAGCTTTTTGTGAGAAAAGGACTGGAAATTGGTAGAGGACACCAAACCTATGCAGTAAATGAGCCTGCAGATTATTATTCTGACAACCTGCGTATGGAGCATGATAAAATTTATTTTGACTTCCATACTCCTGTTGAAACAATAAAGGATTTCGTTTGGGAGATTCCGGGAATCCATAATGTGGAAAATGCTACTGTAGCACTGGCTATTCTGCATAATTTAGGCGCAGATTTTGATACGCTGAAAAAAGCTATTGCCAACTTTAAAGGAATTAAAAGAAGATACACGAAACATATTTATCAAAATGGTAAAATTTATATTGATGATTATGCCCACCATCCTACAGAAATCAATGCTGTAATGGGCTCAATCAAAACATTTTATCCTGATAAAAAACTATTAGTAGCCTTCCAGCCCCACCTTTTCAGCAGAACAAGAGATTTCGCGGACGGGTTTGCAGAAAGTTTAAGCAAAGCAGATGAACTTATTCTGCTTGATATTTACCCTGCAAGAGAATTTCAGGAAAACTTTGAAGGAATTACTTCAAGCTGGCTGCTGGATAAAGTAACATTAGATAAAAAAGAAGTATCAACATTATCAGATGCTTTTGAAAAAATAAAAGAAAAAGATTTTGACATCCTTCTTACCGTAGGCGCAGGAAATATAGACACCCTGTATGATCCTATCTGTGAATGGATAAGTAAATTGTAA
- a CDS encoding cell division protein FtsQ, with product MKNKYRILKIAVTVIILGLLLSFSLKRFSHQQITDNKISVKMSEKTPVYFVDEKDIREIVKKENPSGKVGDLNIPSLEKRINALPAVDSANVYLNLNGKLNLDIKQRVPVFRLNKDGKDFYVDEKGIEFPISRTYSHPCMLVTGNVQPDEYEKLAELVGKIDKDDFSKKYFIGISKSKDSYSLLTSEGNYRVEIGDLDNIDFKVKGFKTFVEKYLVYQDPQKYSMVSVKYQNQIVTTLNPYFKENDSILKAGKMELAKAPTPMTTAKKTETRPKIAEAKKTSSTPVKTKESTKAHTKEAKKPEKKSSAKALSKPKAKVKIE from the coding sequence ATGAAAAATAAATACAGAATATTAAAAATTGCTGTCACTGTAATCATCCTTGGATTGTTACTGAGTTTCTCGTTGAAGAGATTCAGCCACCAACAGATTACAGACAATAAGATTTCTGTAAAAATGAGTGAAAAAACTCCGGTGTATTTTGTAGATGAAAAAGATATCAGGGAGATTGTAAAAAAAGAAAATCCTTCAGGAAAAGTGGGTGATCTTAATATTCCTTCCTTAGAAAAAAGAATCAATGCACTTCCGGCGGTCGATAGTGCCAATGTCTATCTGAACCTGAATGGAAAACTGAATCTGGATATCAAGCAGAGAGTTCCTGTTTTCAGGCTTAATAAGGATGGAAAAGACTTTTATGTAGATGAAAAAGGGATTGAATTTCCAATCTCAAGAACCTATTCTCATCCATGTATGCTGGTAACCGGAAATGTACAGCCGGATGAATATGAAAAGCTGGCAGAGCTGGTAGGAAAGATAGATAAAGATGATTTCAGTAAGAAATATTTTATCGGGATTTCAAAAAGCAAAGACAGCTACAGTCTTCTGACAAGTGAAGGAAATTACCGGGTAGAAATTGGAGACCTGGATAATATTGATTTTAAAGTAAAAGGATTTAAAACCTTTGTGGAAAAATATCTTGTATATCAGGATCCACAGAAGTACAGCATGGTTTCAGTAAAATATCAGAATCAGATTGTTACTACTTTAAACCCTTATTTTAAAGAAAATGACAGTATTTTAAAAGCAGGGAAAATGGAACTGGCAAAAGCTCCTACTCCAATGACCACAGCAAAGAAGACAGAGACTAGGCCAAAAATAGCGGAAGCAAAAAAGACAAGCTCCACGCCTGTAAAAACAAAAGAAAGTACAAAAGCACATACAAAAGAAGCTAAAAAACCAGAGAAAAAATCAAGCGCTAAGGCCTTGTCCAAGCCAAAGGCAAAAGTAAAAATAGAATAA
- the ftsA gene encoding cell division protein FtsA, producing MENQEYSVGLDIGTTKIVAIVGRRNAHGKIEVLGVGKAKSLGVHKGIVNNISQTINSIKAAVSEAQSSAGVPIRKVTVGIAGKHIRSLQHSDYIMREHPDKFITDDDIEALKDQVKKLVMLPGEEIIHVLPQEYKVDSEGEIQEPVGMHGKRLEANFHVVVGQMGSIRNIARCVREAGLEMEALTLEPLASSEAVLTKEEKEAGVAIVDIGGGTTDIAIFKDNIIRHTCVIPYGGGIITEDIKEGCSIIEKHAEQLKVKFGSAVPELEKDSTFVTIPGLHGRPDKEISLKTLAQIINARVEEVLEMVNTELKAYGAFEQKKKLIAGIVLTGGGSNLKHLRQLANYTTGFDSRIGFANEYIANDKNQYLKGPEFATSIGLLMESLKIRDKKQNADEIIEVVAEQPKQEAASVQTETVQPVQQAAPVQEQQSFENERQENRKAKLTFGQSLMEKVKKFFEEVE from the coding sequence ATGGAAAATCAAGAGTATTCAGTAGGTCTGGACATCGGGACAACAAAGATAGTCGCGATTGTCGGAAGAAGGAATGCACACGGGAAAATAGAAGTTCTCGGTGTAGGAAAAGCTAAAAGTCTTGGTGTTCATAAAGGTATTGTGAATAATATTTCACAGACTATTAATTCAATCAAGGCTGCAGTATCCGAAGCACAATCCAGTGCTGGCGTTCCTATCCGCAAAGTTACGGTAGGTATTGCAGGAAAACACATTCGTTCTCTGCAGCACTCCGATTATATTATGCGTGAACATCCTGATAAGTTTATTACAGACGATGACATTGAAGCATTAAAAGATCAGGTGAAAAAGCTGGTTATGCTTCCTGGAGAAGAAATTATCCACGTACTTCCTCAAGAATATAAAGTGGATTCCGAGGGTGAAATTCAGGAGCCCGTTGGTATGCATGGAAAGCGTTTAGAAGCTAACTTCCACGTTGTAGTAGGTCAAATGGGCAGCATCAGAAATATTGCAAGATGCGTTCGTGAAGCCGGATTAGAAATGGAAGCCCTTACTTTAGAACCATTGGCATCTTCAGAAGCTGTTCTTACAAAAGAAGAAAAAGAAGCCGGTGTAGCGATTGTTGACATTGGTGGTGGTACAACAGATATTGCGATATTTAAAGATAATATCATCCGTCATACCTGTGTGATTCCATACGGAGGCGGAATTATTACCGAAGATATCAAAGAAGGTTGTTCCATTATAGAGAAACATGCAGAACAACTTAAAGTAAAGTTTGGTTCGGCTGTTCCCGAATTAGAAAAAGACAGTACTTTTGTAACCATTCCGGGGCTTCACGGCAGACCGGACAAAGAAATTTCTTTAAAAACTCTGGCACAGATCATCAATGCAAGAGTAGAAGAAGTTTTGGAAATGGTCAATACAGAACTGAAAGCTTATGGTGCTTTTGAACAAAAGAAAAAGCTTATTGCCGGAATCGTTCTTACAGGCGGAGGTTCAAACTTAAAACATCTTCGTCAGCTGGCCAATTATACCACAGGTTTTGACAGCAGAATCGGTTTTGCGAATGAATATATCGCCAATGATAAAAATCAGTACCTGAAAGGCCCTGAATTTGCTACGTCTATCGGGTTACTGATGGAGAGTTTAAAGATCAGAGACAAAAAGCAGAATGCTGATGAAATCATAGAAGTTGTTGCAGAACAGCCAAAGCAGGAAGCCGCTTCAGTACAGACAGAAACTGTTCAGCCGGTTCAGCAGGCAGCACCTGTTCAGGAACAGCAGTCTTTTGAGAATGAAAGACAGGAGAACAGAAAGGCGAAATTGACTTTCGGGCAGTCGCTTATGGAAAAAGTAAAAAAATTCTTTGAAGAAGTAGAGTAA